From a single Eleginops maclovinus isolate JMC-PN-2008 ecotype Puerto Natales chromosome 2, JC_Emac_rtc_rv5, whole genome shotgun sequence genomic region:
- the hsbp1b gene encoding heat shock factor-binding protein 1b, with product MAETDPKSVQDLTNVVQTLLQQMQDKFQTMSDQIIGRIDEMSTRIDDLEKNIADLMTQAGVEEIEAAPEKPKEGQGS from the exons ATGGCTGAGACGGACCCCAAATCGGTGCAGGACCTTACCAATGTG GTCCAGACACTGCTGCAACAGATGCAGGACAAGTTCCAGACCATGTCAGACCAGATCATCGGAAGGA TTGATGAGATGAGCACGCGCATCGATGACTTGGAGAAGAACATCGCCGACCTGATGACCCAGGCTGGTGTTGAAGAAATTGAAGCGGCACCGGAAAAGCCTAAGGAGGGTCAAGGCTCCTAA